Proteins encoded together in one Sulfuricaulis sp. window:
- a CDS encoding RNA pyrophosphohydrolase, with the protein MIDEHGYRPNVGIILCNRLNQVFWARRCGQDGWQFPQGGVRPKEPINEAMYRELREEVGLSPSHIEILGRTRDWLHYDIPDNFRRRHPHSAFRGQKQIWYLLRLVGKDQDVRLDLCERPEFDEWRWIEYWSALENIISFKRQVYQQALAELEPLLSSLNTHG; encoded by the coding sequence ATGATAGACGAACACGGTTACCGCCCCAATGTGGGCATTATTCTATGCAACCGCCTGAACCAGGTTTTCTGGGCACGGCGTTGTGGCCAGGATGGCTGGCAGTTTCCGCAGGGTGGTGTCCGGCCCAAAGAGCCGATTAACGAGGCCATGTACCGCGAATTGCGTGAGGAAGTGGGCCTGTCGCCGTCGCACATTGAAATACTGGGCCGCACCCGTGACTGGTTGCATTACGACATACCCGACAATTTTCGCCGTCGCCATCCACACAGTGCGTTCCGGGGCCAGAAGCAAATCTGGTATTTGTTGCGTTTGGTCGGAAAGGACCAGGATGTGCGGCTCGATTTGTGCGAGCGGCCCGAATTCGATGAATGGCGCTGGATCGAATACTGGAGCGCGCTGGAGAACATCATCAGTTTCAAGCGCCAGGTTTACCAGCAGGCCTTGGCTGAGCTTGAACCGCTTTTGTCTTCCCTGAATACGCACGGCTGA